Proteins encoded in a region of the Roseateles sp. SL47 genome:
- a CDS encoding transporter: MAEPVSESLSEVPAGSRPSVDRNPVSMTPQVSSYGSDQHGLICGFWIHPERPTEALPTLSEAQAWLDQPEGGFVWLHLNLSHAGAMPWLARHAVLADSFMEAQQAGSRSSRIERDGEQLFAVLNDVTFDFAFDVEDVSTLWMQVSEHLVLSARRSPLRSVDRLRMAVKRGDRPQSTLGLLDHLLRDQADELQRIVRQATERVDDIEDALLAGRRPGTDNEVAQLRRLMVRLQRLLAPEPSALLRMLSNPPAWVAEADKQQLQQASEEFALVLRDIQALQERIRAVQDETAARVAQENNRTLYLLTMVTVLALPINLVSGLFGMNVGGLPFLDHPHGFVVVVSLIVILTVLVTALLVWAIRRPRG; this comes from the coding sequence ATGGCTGAACCTGTGTCTGAATCGCTCTCCGAGGTCCCCGCCGGCTCCAGGCCCTCCGTGGACAGGAACCCGGTGTCCATGACGCCGCAGGTGTCGTCCTATGGGTCCGACCAGCATGGTCTCATTTGCGGATTCTGGATTCACCCGGAGCGCCCCACCGAGGCGCTGCCGACGCTGAGCGAGGCCCAGGCATGGCTGGATCAGCCCGAGGGCGGCTTTGTCTGGCTGCATTTGAATCTGAGCCATGCCGGCGCCATGCCCTGGCTGGCCCGCCATGCGGTGCTGGCCGACAGCTTCATGGAAGCGCAGCAGGCGGGTTCACGCTCGTCTCGCATCGAACGGGACGGCGAGCAGCTGTTTGCGGTGTTGAACGACGTCACCTTCGACTTCGCTTTCGATGTGGAAGATGTGTCCACCTTGTGGATGCAGGTCAGCGAGCATCTGGTGCTGAGCGCGCGGCGCTCGCCGCTGCGGTCGGTGGACCGGTTGCGCATGGCGGTGAAGCGCGGGGACCGACCTCAATCCACGCTGGGGCTGCTGGACCACCTGCTGCGGGACCAGGCAGATGAATTGCAGCGCATCGTTCGCCAGGCCACCGAACGGGTGGACGACATCGAAGACGCGCTGTTGGCCGGCCGTCGCCCCGGCACGGACAACGAAGTGGCGCAGTTGCGGCGGCTGATGGTGCGCCTGCAACGTCTGTTGGCACCGGAACCCAGTGCGTTGCTGCGGATGCTGTCCAACCCGCCGGCTTGGGTGGCGGAAGCGGACAAACAGCAGCTGCAGCAGGCCAGCGAGGAATTCGCGCTGGTGCTGCGCGACATCCAGGCGCTGCAGGAACGCATCCGTGCCGTGCAGGATGAAACGGCCGCCCGGGTGGCCCAGGAAAACAACCGCACGCTGTATCTGCTGACCATGGTCACGGTGCTGGCCTTGCCGATCAATCTGGTGTCGGGCCTGTTCGGGATGAATGTCGGCGGCCTTCCGTTCCTCGACCATCCCCACGGCTTTGTGGTGGTGGTCAGCCTGATCGTGATCCTGACGGTGCTGGTCACAGCCTTGCTGGTGTGGGCCATTCGTCGGCCGAGGGGCTGA
- a CDS encoding LysR substrate-binding domain-containing protein — protein sequence MDDSPIADGPPLDTLLLRTFLEIVDSGSFATAAERLALTPSAVSGHIRRLEQTTGASLLARTTRRLELTQAGETLYAYARNILDLERAARAKLRGAPLRGRLRIGASEDFAATWLPQVLQRFRQWHPEAKIELKVGITADLLRQQERGRLDLVFGKQCSRAEASGTLLWEEPLVWVFAADQWLTVDEPLPLAVFPEPCVYRESAVTALGKTDRAWHIVFESSSMAGCLSAARAGFAVTVIADSQRSEGLRVLNREDGLPALPAARFYAFPGKHSPVSAALIDAARRAGQSRLGHRG from the coding sequence ATGGACGACTCCCCCATCGCAGACGGCCCACCGCTGGACACGTTGCTATTGCGCACCTTTCTTGAAATCGTGGACAGCGGCAGCTTCGCCACAGCGGCGGAACGGCTGGCGCTGACACCATCGGCCGTCAGCGGACACATTCGGCGGCTCGAACAGACCACCGGCGCCAGCCTGTTGGCGCGTACCACGCGCCGCCTGGAACTGACGCAGGCTGGCGAGACCTTGTACGCCTACGCTCGCAACATCCTTGATCTGGAACGCGCAGCTCGCGCCAAGCTGCGGGGCGCACCCTTGCGCGGACGGCTGCGTATCGGCGCCTCGGAAGACTTTGCCGCTACCTGGCTGCCCCAGGTGCTGCAACGCTTCCGGCAATGGCATCCCGAGGCCAAGATCGAGCTGAAGGTCGGCATCACCGCCGATCTATTGCGCCAACAGGAGCGTGGCCGCCTGGATCTGGTCTTTGGCAAACAATGCAGCCGAGCCGAGGCCAGTGGCACCTTGTTATGGGAAGAGCCGCTGGTGTGGGTGTTTGCCGCAGACCAATGGCTGACGGTCGACGAACCGCTGCCGCTGGCGGTCTTTCCCGAGCCATGCGTCTATCGCGAATCGGCGGTCACGGCGCTGGGTAAAACGGATCGAGCCTGGCACATTGTCTTTGAAAGCAGCAGCATGGCTGGTTGCTTGTCGGCGGCGCGAGCGGGTTTTGCCGTCACCGTCATCGCCGACAGCCAGCGCAGCGAAGGCTTGCGTGTGCTCAATCGCGAAGACGGCCTACCCGCATTGCCTGCGGCGCGCTTCTACGCCTTCCCGGGCAAACACAGCCCGGTCAGTGCGGCGCTCATCGATGCAGCCCGGCGGGCCGGTCAGAGCCGTCTTGGCCATCGCGGGTGA
- a CDS encoding alpha/beta fold hydrolase codes for MNRYRFAATQRLDIAYLEWNPQGSRTAVLLHGWPDSPECWKAVAPLLVDAGYRVVAPALRGFAPTQFRDAATPRSGQLAALGRDLLDFIDVLGLVRPMLMGHDWGARAAANACGLRDGVASHLVMLSVGYGTNDPNQPLALQQARNYWYHWYMATPRGAQVVRHEREDFARMMWDTWAPAGWYAQADFDEAAPAFQGEDWAEIVLHSYRHRWGFAEGDPAYAQDEARLHPAPVLSVQTLVLHGSADTCNHPDSSKGREPLFKARYERQVLHGVGHFPQREAPQAVAEAILRFCLK; via the coding sequence ATGAACCGTTACCGTTTTGCCGCAACCCAACGGCTCGACATCGCTTATCTGGAATGGAACCCGCAGGGAAGCCGAACAGCTGTCCTGCTGCATGGCTGGCCGGACAGTCCCGAGTGCTGGAAGGCCGTGGCGCCCCTCCTCGTGGATGCCGGCTACCGCGTGGTGGCGCCGGCGTTGCGGGGCTTTGCGCCGACGCAGTTTCGCGATGCCGCCACGCCCCGCAGTGGACAGTTGGCGGCCTTGGGCCGTGATCTGCTGGATTTCATTGACGTGCTCGGACTGGTGCGGCCCATGCTGATGGGCCATGACTGGGGCGCTCGGGCCGCCGCCAACGCCTGCGGCCTGCGCGATGGCGTGGCGTCGCACCTGGTGATGCTGTCAGTGGGTTACGGGACCAACGACCCGAACCAGCCGCTGGCGCTGCAGCAAGCGCGAAACTACTGGTATCACTGGTACATGGCCACACCCCGTGGCGCCCAGGTGGTGCGCCACGAGCGCGAAGACTTCGCGCGAATGATGTGGGACACCTGGGCCCCGGCGGGTTGGTATGCGCAGGCTGACTTCGATGAGGCCGCACCGGCCTTCCAGGGGGAGGACTGGGCTGAAATCGTGCTGCACTCCTATCGTCACCGCTGGGGCTTCGCCGAGGGCGACCCGGCTTATGCCCAGGACGAGGCACGCCTGCACCCGGCGCCAGTGCTGTCGGTACAGACGCTGGTGTTGCATGGCAGCGCCGACACCTGCAACCACCCCGACAGTTCCAAGGGGCGCGAGCCACTCTTCAAGGCAAGATACGAGCGGCAGGTGCTCCATGGTGTTGGCCATTTTCCGCAGCGCGAAGCGCCCCAGGCCGTCGCCGAAGCCATCCTGCGTTTCTGCCTGAAGTAA
- a CDS encoding YqiA/YcfP family alpha/beta fold hydrolase translates to MSTSAPVRRTHLLYLHGFRSSPHSAKAQRMMRWAADHRPDLVLCCPQLPPSPQDAMALARSLVQDWPRDTMAIMGSSLGGFYATYLSQHTGARTALINPAVDPARDLAAYIGEQTCWQNPEARFFFRPEFVGELQALTVGPLTHPDRLMAVIAKGDEVLRWEEMVGRYPGSHLRVLEGGDHALSDFDDHLPAITAFLGM, encoded by the coding sequence ATGAGTACGTCCGCGCCTGTCCGCCGCACCCATCTGCTGTATTTGCATGGGTTCCGTTCATCCCCGCACTCCGCCAAGGCGCAACGCATGATGCGCTGGGCAGCCGACCACCGGCCGGATCTGGTGCTGTGCTGCCCGCAATTGCCGCCCTCGCCGCAGGACGCCATGGCGCTGGCCCGCTCGCTGGTGCAGGACTGGCCGCGTGACACCATGGCCATCATGGGCAGTTCTCTCGGCGGCTTTTATGCCACGTATCTGTCGCAGCACACCGGCGCACGGACGGCACTGATCAATCCCGCCGTGGACCCTGCCCGCGACCTGGCCGCCTACATCGGCGAGCAGACCTGCTGGCAGAACCCGGAAGCGCGTTTCTTCTTCCGACCGGAATTTGTGGGCGAACTTCAGGCGCTCACCGTCGGGCCGCTCACCCACCCAGACCGGCTGATGGCGGTGATCGCCAAAGGCGATGAAGTGTTGCGCTGGGAGGAGATGGTGGGCCGTTATCCCGGCAGCCACCTCCGGGTGCTCGAAGGCGGCGACCATGCCCTGTCGGATTTCGACGACCATCTCCCGGCCATCACCGCGTTTCTCGGCATGTGA
- a CDS encoding zinc-dependent metalloprotease produces the protein MTTSDSIKLSAIAVASLLLCACATPPAGSGAAASAPASPASAATAPAAAASGAPGSPGASAPMTAARPPADPTAPKPFAEVSRDAKRQDGLFPILRRDEKVWLEIPRSMLNKPFLFTINISNSIGERGFYASQMGPDVMAEWRRVGNTIQLVALNTRFRAEGGGKRAVEEAFSPSLLAAGPVASADHPERKSFLVDAGLLLTDIPGMSTRMEMAFRLPYSVDRSNSYFETTRADETLSTLSARVHYFTPRIPAPPLVAPPVPVPPPPMVTPDPRSMFMGFVYNFRALPEAAMPTRRADGRLGHFSESFTDLSDDSRANPRVHYINRWRLEKKDPSAALSEPVQPIVYWMDKNIPPKYRPAVEAGILEWNKAFEKIGFKNAVVARQQPDDADWDNMDAQHASIRWFVGADVGFAIGPSHVDPRTGEILDADIGMSDVFARGGRAFISEDTPRLTSLSDEEKALSQINQGWREGRNASYCTYAMDAASEMNFALDILEARGDIDPNSPEAEAFVQARIKDVIMHEVGHTLGLKHNFKASTTVTQAQLKDKSYTDAHGISGSVMDYNAYNIPLEGEAPTTYNNTTLGAYDYWAIEYAYKQLPKEQEADELTRIASRNTDPGHAYADDTDAGGFGPYDGMDPMINRFDLGDDPLSYYQKRLKLSQELWTRVQNRKPVAGEDPLRQRRSLINGFTQLARASELVGKYVGGMYTTRDVPGAARPALAPVDPAKQREALRFLATGLFSADSFRFKPEFLSSLTADYVEFARPQWVSIPGAVSLVQLSAMNRLLSVSTAVRLMELPNYVPVSQRKGIISLNEVYGTLQSSIWSELKTGGEIDRLRRNLQREYLRRLQANLTHGNASGQLADAFALMRLHATQLQSDLRAAQAKGGQSVETRAHIAESLDLLSTTLKATMSRS, from the coding sequence ATGACCACTTCGGATTCGATCAAGCTGTCCGCCATTGCCGTGGCGTCATTGTTGCTGTGTGCCTGCGCGACGCCGCCTGCCGGTAGTGGCGCGGCGGCTTCCGCCCCGGCATCGCCGGCATCAGCGGCGACAGCCCCTGCGGCTGCGGCCTCCGGTGCCCCAGGCTCGCCGGGGGCCAGCGCACCGATGACGGCAGCCCGACCGCCAGCCGACCCGACCGCCCCCAAGCCCTTCGCCGAAGTGTCCCGTGACGCCAAGCGCCAGGACGGCCTGTTCCCGATCCTGCGCAGGGACGAAAAGGTGTGGCTGGAGATTCCCCGTTCGATGCTGAACAAGCCTTTCCTGTTCACCATCAACATCTCCAACTCCATTGGCGAACGCGGTTTCTATGCCAGCCAGATGGGCCCGGACGTGATGGCCGAGTGGCGACGTGTGGGCAACACCATCCAGTTGGTGGCGCTGAACACCCGCTTCCGGGCGGAAGGCGGCGGCAAGCGCGCGGTCGAAGAGGCGTTTTCTCCCAGCCTGCTGGCGGCGGGGCCGGTGGCCAGCGCCGACCATCCGGAGCGCAAATCCTTCCTGGTGGATGCCGGCCTGCTGCTGACGGACATCCCGGGCATGAGCACTCGCATGGAGATGGCCTTCCGCCTGCCCTATTCGGTGGACCGCAGCAATTCCTACTTCGAGACCACCCGGGCGGACGAGACGCTCAGCACGCTGAGCGCCCGCGTGCACTACTTCACCCCGCGCATCCCGGCGCCGCCCCTGGTGGCGCCGCCGGTCCCGGTGCCGCCGCCGCCGATGGTGACGCCGGACCCGCGCTCGATGTTCATGGGTTTTGTCTACAACTTCCGCGCGCTGCCGGAAGCGGCCATGCCCACCCGGCGTGCCGACGGTCGCCTGGGCCATTTCAGCGAGTCCTTCACCGACCTGAGCGACGACAGCAGGGCCAACCCGCGGGTGCATTACATCAACCGCTGGCGCCTGGAGAAGAAGGATCCGTCCGCCGCACTGTCGGAACCGGTGCAGCCGATCGTCTACTGGATGGACAAGAACATTCCGCCGAAGTACCGGCCGGCGGTGGAGGCGGGCATCCTGGAATGGAACAAGGCCTTTGAGAAGATCGGTTTCAAGAATGCCGTGGTGGCCAGGCAGCAGCCGGATGATGCGGACTGGGACAACATGGATGCGCAACATGCGTCCATCCGCTGGTTTGTGGGGGCGGACGTGGGTTTTGCCATCGGCCCCAGCCATGTGGACCCGCGTACGGGCGAGATCCTGGATGCCGACATCGGCATGAGTGATGTGTTTGCCCGTGGCGGCCGCGCCTTCATCAGTGAGGACACACCGCGCCTGACCAGCCTGAGCGACGAAGAGAAGGCGCTGTCGCAGATCAATCAGGGGTGGCGTGAAGGTCGCAATGCCAGCTATTGCACCTACGCCATGGATGCGGCGTCGGAGATGAACTTCGCGCTGGACATTCTGGAGGCGCGGGGCGATATCGACCCGAACAGCCCGGAGGCGGAGGCCTTTGTGCAGGCCCGCATCAAGGATGTGATCATGCATGAGGTGGGCCACACGCTGGGCCTGAAGCACAACTTCAAGGCCTCGACCACCGTGACGCAGGCGCAGCTCAAGGACAAGAGCTATACCGATGCCCATGGCATTTCCGGCTCGGTGATGGACTACAACGCCTACAACATTCCGCTGGAAGGCGAGGCGCCCACCACCTACAACAACACCACGCTGGGGGCCTACGACTACTGGGCCATTGAATATGCCTACAAGCAGCTGCCCAAGGAGCAGGAAGCGGACGAGCTGACTCGGATTGCATCCCGCAATACCGACCCCGGCCATGCATATGCCGATGACACCGACGCGGGCGGCTTTGGCCCCTACGACGGCATGGACCCGATGATCAACCGCTTTGACCTCGGGGATGACCCGCTGTCTTATTATCAAAAGCGGTTGAAGCTTTCGCAGGAATTGTGGACGCGGGTGCAGAACCGCAAACCTGTGGCGGGGGAAGATCCGCTGCGTCAGCGCCGCTCGCTGATCAACGGCTTCACGCAACTGGCCCGTGCCTCGGAACTGGTGGGCAAGTATGTGGGCGGCATGTACACGACGCGGGACGTGCCCGGTGCTGCTCGCCCGGCGCTGGCGCCGGTGGACCCGGCCAAGCAGCGCGAGGCCTTGCGTTTCCTGGCCACGGGCCTGTTCAGCGCGGACAGCTTCCGGTTCAAGCCGGAGTTCCTGAGCTCGCTGACGGCGGACTATGTGGAGTTTGCGCGGCCGCAGTGGGTGAGCATCCCGGGGGCGGTGTCGCTGGTGCAGTTGTCGGCCATGAACCGTCTGCTGAGCGTGAGCACGGCAGTCCGATTGATGGAGCTGCCCAACTATGTGCCGGTGTCGCAGCGCAAGGGCATCATCTCGCTGAACGAGGTGTATGGGACGCTGCAGTCCTCCATCTGGAGCGAACTCAAGACCGGGGGCGAGATTGACCGTCTGCGCCGCAATCTGCAGCGGGAGTATCTGCGTCGCCTGCAGGCCAACCTGACGCATGGCAACGCGTCGGGGCAGTTGGCGGATGCCTTCGCCCTGATGCGGTTGCATGCCACGCAACTGCAATCGGATCTGCGTGCGGCCCAGGCGAAGGGCGGGCAGTCGGTCGAGACGCGTGCTCACATTGCGGAGAGCCTGGACCTGCTGAGCACCACGCTGAAGGCGACGATGAGCCGCAGCTGA